A section of the Amycolatopsis sp. AA4 genome encodes:
- a CDS encoding Hsp70 family protein, producing the protein MRDTIDFGIDLGTTNSAIAVLENGAVSVLKNNAQTDYTPSAVWIRKRGVIEVGAGARRRLEDDPDSVQIEFKQSMGLPDARREFPKAGVSLTPVELSAEVLRTLRGSVPGEPPDAAVITVPAAFLLNQTEATQEAAKLAGFTGNCPLLQEPTAAAFAFGFQNESKGAHWMVFDLGGGTFDSAVVSTGEGELSVLHHAGDTHLGGRNIDQAVLDQVLAPEAARQLGIPDFRRDHPRWRRNFARLRSAAETAKIQLSQSEQTQLLLDLDRGDGQEEVFEYTLCREQVDRLARPFYLRAVQLCRTALESANLRPADIDRLLLVGGPTLAPGLRELLADPTAGLGIPLDHSQDPSTVVARGAAAYAGTVARPRPVRPAKRGEYSLALSYPATTSLPSVPISGRCSTDGAAGWSRFRIALSAPQRRPVYRTSEVSLSADGTFTVDAVLDELSTNRFEIELLDPTGTRVPVQPDSLTITHQRNEMMGQTVVNTVGLTEADGSFTPMLRKNAPLPAAKRQTFFTTATLRRGDTSSVIRIPVAEGERRRGERNQQVGVIEIRAKDVRFDLPRGSEVVMTFEMDDSRQVSVVAEVPLLDNEFEAVIDLKQQHVPDPQTLRRLLNELEARHEQVRTQVEGTRSDRARGLLNRLDAQGSVAAVRDEVRSGSTDDGAAVAAERRMRDVQADLDDIEAELRVPEVLERLRDQLDHCRELVDRVGADEDRAELAEIERRYAAIAESHDVEAGERLSERALDLQVLLMRRDGSLDVEVFNALRAARDRMSDPARARELIREGERAAATSNWVALTDVNRRLRRLLPDDRRDQPGGGILRGER; encoded by the coding sequence ATGCGTGACACGATCGATTTCGGGATCGACCTCGGCACCACGAACAGCGCGATCGCGGTGCTGGAAAACGGTGCGGTGTCGGTGCTCAAGAACAACGCGCAGACGGACTACACGCCGTCTGCCGTCTGGATCCGCAAACGCGGGGTGATCGAGGTCGGCGCGGGGGCGCGGCGCCGGCTCGAGGACGATCCGGACAGCGTGCAGATCGAATTCAAGCAGTCCATGGGATTGCCGGACGCGCGGCGGGAATTCCCGAAAGCCGGGGTCAGCCTGACGCCGGTGGAACTGTCCGCGGAAGTGCTGCGAACCTTGCGCGGGTCCGTCCCCGGCGAACCGCCGGACGCGGCGGTGATCACCGTGCCCGCGGCGTTCCTGCTCAACCAGACCGAGGCGACGCAGGAAGCCGCGAAACTGGCCGGGTTCACCGGGAACTGCCCGCTGCTGCAGGAACCGACCGCGGCGGCGTTCGCGTTCGGGTTCCAGAACGAAAGCAAAGGCGCGCACTGGATGGTGTTCGACCTCGGCGGCGGGACGTTCGACTCCGCGGTGGTCAGCACGGGCGAAGGGGAATTGAGCGTGCTGCACCACGCTGGCGACACGCACCTCGGCGGCCGCAACATCGACCAGGCGGTACTGGACCAGGTGCTCGCGCCGGAAGCGGCCCGGCAACTCGGGATCCCCGATTTCCGCCGGGACCACCCGCGCTGGCGACGGAACTTCGCGCGGCTGCGCAGCGCCGCCGAGACCGCGAAAATCCAGCTCTCCCAGTCCGAACAGACTCAGCTGCTGCTTGACCTCGACCGGGGCGACGGACAGGAGGAGGTGTTCGAGTACACCCTGTGCCGCGAGCAGGTCGACCGGCTGGCGCGGCCGTTCTATCTCCGTGCCGTGCAGTTGTGCCGCACCGCGCTGGAGTCGGCGAACCTGCGTCCGGCGGACATCGACCGCCTGCTGCTCGTCGGCGGCCCGACCCTCGCGCCCGGGTTGCGCGAACTGCTGGCCGACCCGACGGCCGGGCTCGGCATTCCGCTCGACCACAGCCAGGACCCGAGCACGGTGGTGGCGCGCGGTGCGGCCGCCTACGCCGGAACAGTGGCGCGCCCGCGCCCGGTGCGCCCGGCGAAGCGCGGGGAGTACTCCCTCGCACTGTCGTATCCCGCCACCACCAGCCTGCCGAGCGTGCCGATTTCCGGCCGCTGCTCGACGGACGGTGCGGCCGGCTGGTCCCGGTTCCGGATCGCGCTCAGCGCACCGCAGCGCAGGCCGGTCTACCGGACGTCCGAGGTTTCCCTTTCCGCCGACGGCACGTTCACCGTCGACGCGGTGCTCGACGAGCTGAGCACGAACCGGTTCGAGATCGAACTGCTCGATCCGACAGGCACGCGCGTTCCGGTACAGCCCGATTCGCTCACGATCACCCACCAGCGCAACGAAATGATGGGCCAGACCGTGGTCAACACGGTCGGCTTGACCGAGGCCGACGGGTCCTTCACTCCGATGCTGAGGAAAAACGCGCCGCTGCCCGCGGCGAAGCGGCAAACGTTCTTCACCACGGCGACCCTGCGGCGCGGCGACACCTCTTCGGTGATCCGGATTCCGGTCGCGGAAGGCGAACGTCGCCGCGGCGAGCGGAACCAGCAGGTGGGCGTCATCGAAATCCGCGCCAAGGACGTACGCTTCGACCTGCCGCGCGGCAGCGAGGTCGTGATGACCTTCGAGATGGACGATTCGCGGCAGGTGTCCGTGGTCGCCGAGGTTCCGTTGCTGGACAACGAGTTCGAGGCGGTCATCGACCTCAAGCAACAGCATGTCCCGGACCCGCAGACGCTGCGGCGGCTGCTGAACGAGCTGGAAGCGCGGCACGAACAGGTGCGGACGCAGGTCGAGGGGACGCGGTCGGACCGGGCGCGCGGGCTGCTGAACCGGCTGGACGCGCAGGGCAGCGTCGCGGCGGTCCGGGACGAGGTGCGCTCCGGCAGCACCGACGACGGGGCGGCGGTCGCGGCGGAACGGCGGATGCGGGACGTGCAGGCAGACCTCGACGACATCGAGGCGGAACTGCGCGTTCCCGAGGTGCTGGAACGGCTGCGAGACCAGCTCGACCACTGCCGCGAACTGGTCGACCGGGTCGGCGCGGACGAGGACCGGGCCGAACTGGCCGAGATCGAGCGCCGGTACGCGGCGATCGCCGAATCGCACGACGTCGAGGCGGGCGAGCGATTGTCCGAACGGGCGCTGGACCTGCAGGTCTTGCTGATGCGCCGCGACGGTTCGCTGGATGTGGAGGTGTTCAACGCACTTCGGGCCGCGCGCGACCGCATGTCCGACCCGGCCCGCGCGCGGGAGCTGATCCGCGAGGGCGAGCGGGCTGCCGCGACGTCGAACTGGGTGGCGCTGACGGACGTCAACCGCCGGTTGCGCCGCCTCCTTCCGGACGACCGGCGGGACCAGCCGGGCGGCGGCATCCTTCGCGGGGAGCGATGA
- a CDS encoding LacI family DNA-binding transcriptional regulator: MAPRSEDERPTLEDVAAFAGVSRSTASRALNDDAYVSARSREKVLAAARDLGYSPNQAARSLVTRRTGAIAVVLSEPEARLLDDPYRTAVMRAGYRELADVGCQMVLLFSDTREDLGRTVRFLEGGHVDGVLVFAPHRADPLPRALRLLKLPVVFGGQAADLRRGVHLVDFDNEGGARQAVTHLVDSGRRRIATIAGPQDQGAPIDRLAGWRKTLVDAGIDPSGLAEEADFTLAGGAKAMAALLERVPDLDAVFVGSDMMAVGALRTLSDAGRAVPGDVAVVSFDDNAALAPAMTPPLTSVHQDPREQVHAMVSTLMRLLDGEDVAPGAQILPVSLVVRESS; the protein is encoded by the coding sequence GTGGCGCCTCGGTCCGAGGACGAGCGGCCGACGCTGGAGGACGTCGCGGCGTTCGCCGGGGTCTCGCGGTCCACCGCGTCGCGCGCGCTGAACGACGACGCGTACGTCAGCGCGCGCTCGCGCGAGAAGGTGCTGGCCGCGGCGCGGGACCTCGGGTATTCGCCGAATCAGGCCGCGCGCTCGCTCGTCACCCGGCGGACCGGCGCGATCGCGGTGGTGCTGTCGGAACCGGAAGCGCGGCTGCTCGACGACCCGTACCGGACCGCGGTGATGCGCGCCGGCTACCGCGAACTGGCCGACGTCGGCTGCCAGATGGTGCTGCTTTTCAGCGACACCCGCGAGGATCTCGGCCGCACCGTGCGATTTCTCGAGGGCGGACACGTCGACGGGGTCCTCGTCTTCGCTCCGCACCGCGCCGACCCGCTGCCCCGGGCATTGCGGTTGCTGAAGCTGCCCGTGGTGTTCGGCGGGCAGGCGGCCGATCTGCGCCGAGGCGTGCATCTGGTTGATTTCGACAACGAGGGCGGCGCTCGGCAGGCGGTGACGCATCTGGTCGATTCCGGCCGCCGGCGGATCGCGACCATCGCGGGTCCGCAGGACCAGGGCGCGCCGATCGACCGGCTCGCCGGCTGGCGCAAGACCCTGGTGGACGCCGGGATCGACCCGTCTGGCCTGGCCGAGGAAGCCGATTTCACGCTGGCCGGCGGCGCGAAAGCAATGGCCGCGCTGCTGGAGCGGGTGCCGGATCTCGACGCGGTGTTCGTCGGCAGCGACATGATGGCGGTGGGCGCGTTGCGCACGCTGTCAGACGCCGGACGCGCCGTGCCCGGCGACGTCGCGGTGGTCAGCTTCGACGACAACGCCGCGCTCGCTCCGGCCATGACGCCGCCGTTGACCTCGGTGCACCAGGATCCGCGCGAGCAGGTCCACGCGATGGTTTCCACGCTGATGCGGCTGCTGGACGGCGAGGACGTCGCGCCGGGCGCGCAGATCTTGCCGGTGTCGCTGGTCGTGCGCGAGTCCAGCTAG
- a CDS encoding ABC transporter substrate-binding protein, with the protein MTTFRKGLVLALGITMTAVSAAACGGGDGDVPAAAGPNEHVELTLATFTEFGYEALIPEYERLHPNIKITHRKTGQGGPYAQDMMTKLAAGSGLADVQAVEEGHLSDILSKSSKLNDLSQIGPSGVSPDRWLSWKYEAGKDKNGKLIGYGTDIGPLAMCYRKDLLAAAGLPSDPEAVKPLFATWDSYFAAGAQYTAKTGKAWFDSAAQNFNSMVNQLPVGYLDTSDKLTVENNQGIKDAWTKVTDAVAKGESAKLTAFSNEWNSGFKQSAFATKACPAWMLGVIKEQAGPDNAGKWAVTAAFPGGGGNWGGSYLTVPKQSKHPREAAELAAWLTAPEQQIKAFEAKGNFPSQTKALESPQLLNATDAYFGGAKIGELFAEQAKKVAKPQYKGPNDGQIQENVASPALQSVEQGASAADGWQRLVDGAKKLAR; encoded by the coding sequence GTGACAACGTTCCGGAAGGGCCTGGTGCTGGCACTGGGCATCACGATGACCGCGGTGAGCGCCGCGGCGTGCGGCGGCGGCGACGGCGACGTGCCCGCCGCGGCCGGGCCGAACGAGCACGTGGAGCTGACGCTCGCGACGTTCACGGAATTCGGCTACGAGGCACTCATCCCGGAGTACGAGCGGCTGCACCCGAACATCAAGATCACCCACCGCAAAACCGGCCAGGGCGGACCGTACGCCCAGGACATGATGACGAAGCTCGCGGCGGGCTCCGGGCTGGCCGACGTGCAGGCCGTCGAGGAAGGCCACCTGTCGGACATCCTCAGCAAGTCCTCGAAGTTGAACGACCTGAGCCAGATCGGTCCCTCGGGCGTTTCGCCGGACCGGTGGCTTTCGTGGAAATACGAGGCGGGCAAAGACAAAAACGGCAAGCTGATCGGCTACGGCACGGACATCGGCCCGCTCGCCATGTGCTACCGCAAGGACCTGCTCGCCGCGGCCGGCCTGCCGAGCGACCCGGAGGCGGTGAAACCGCTGTTCGCGACGTGGGACAGCTATTTCGCGGCCGGTGCCCAGTACACCGCCAAAACCGGCAAGGCCTGGTTCGATTCGGCGGCGCAGAACTTCAACTCGATGGTCAACCAACTGCCGGTCGGCTACCTCGACACCAGCGACAAGCTCACCGTCGAGAACAACCAGGGCATCAAGGACGCCTGGACGAAGGTGACCGACGCGGTCGCGAAGGGCGAATCGGCGAAGCTCACCGCGTTCAGCAACGAATGGAATTCCGGGTTCAAGCAGAGCGCGTTCGCCACGAAGGCCTGTCCGGCGTGGATGCTCGGGGTGATCAAGGAGCAGGCCGGGCCGGACAACGCGGGCAAATGGGCGGTCACCGCGGCGTTTCCCGGCGGAGGCGGCAACTGGGGCGGTTCGTACCTGACCGTGCCGAAGCAGAGCAAGCATCCGCGGGAGGCCGCTGAACTGGCCGCCTGGCTCACCGCGCCGGAGCAGCAGATCAAGGCGTTCGAGGCGAAGGGCAACTTCCCGAGCCAGACGAAGGCGCTGGAAAGCCCGCAACTGCTGAACGCGACCGACGCGTACTTCGGCGGCGCGAAGATCGGCGAACTGTTCGCCGAGCAGGCGAAGAAGGTGGCGAAACCGCAGTACAAGGGCCCGAACGACGGGCAGATCCAGGAGAACGTGGCCAGCCCGGCACTGCAGTCGGTGGAACAGGGCGCCTCGGCCGCGGACGGCTGGCAGCGTCTCGTCGACGGCGCGAAGAAACTCGCTCGTTGA
- a CDS encoding carbohydrate ABC transporter permease, with product MTVTNKTAPESRATTRPQTAPRPGLRDRLARWDVKISPYLYVAPFFIVFAIVGMFPLLYTAYVSLFSWKAGDDDPDFIGLDNFKELFADTQFWHALENTVSIFLLSSVPQLIIALLLAAVLTLRLRGATGWRVGILLPYAASLVALGIIFANLFGPRYGLVNGVLQTLGLSPVDWQANRFASHVAIAIMVNWRWTGYNALIVLAAMQAIPKELHEAALIDGAGTVRRFTHVTLPLLKPTLIFVTITSTIGGLQIFTEPKLFDAMPGSNNGGSTHQFQTVTLYLYQTAFENFDLGYASAIAWVLFLIIVVIALINYFLTGRLAGRRK from the coding sequence ATGACTGTCACCAACAAGACCGCTCCGGAAAGCCGGGCCACGACGCGGCCGCAAACCGCGCCGCGGCCCGGCCTGCGGGACCGATTGGCGCGCTGGGACGTCAAAATCTCGCCCTATCTGTACGTCGCGCCGTTCTTCATCGTCTTCGCCATCGTGGGCATGTTCCCGTTGCTGTACACCGCGTACGTGTCGTTGTTTTCCTGGAAAGCCGGCGACGACGATCCGGATTTCATCGGCCTGGACAACTTCAAGGAACTGTTTGCGGACACACAGTTCTGGCACGCGCTGGAAAACACGGTCAGCATCTTCCTGCTCTCCAGCGTTCCCCAGCTGATCATCGCGTTGCTGCTCGCCGCGGTGCTCACGTTGCGGCTGCGCGGCGCGACCGGGTGGCGCGTCGGCATTCTGCTGCCGTACGCGGCGAGTCTGGTGGCGCTCGGGATCATCTTCGCGAACCTGTTCGGCCCGCGCTACGGGCTCGTCAACGGCGTGCTCCAGACCCTCGGACTGTCCCCGGTGGACTGGCAGGCCAACCGGTTCGCCAGCCACGTCGCCATCGCGATCATGGTGAACTGGCGGTGGACCGGCTACAACGCGCTGATCGTTCTCGCTGCGATGCAAGCGATTCCGAAGGAATTGCACGAGGCCGCGCTGATCGACGGCGCGGGCACCGTGCGCCGGTTCACCCACGTGACCCTGCCCCTGCTCAAGCCGACACTGATCTTCGTCACCATCACCTCGACGATCGGCGGGCTGCAGATTTTCACCGAGCCCAAGCTGTTCGACGCGATGCCCGGGTCGAACAACGGCGGTTCCACCCATCAGTTCCAGACCGTGACGCTGTATCTGTACCAGACCGCTTTCGAGAATTTCGATCTCGGCTACGCGTCCGCGATCGCGTGGGTGCTCTTCCTGATCATCGTCGTGATCGCGCTGATCAACTACTTCCTCACCGGGCGGCTCGCGGGGAGGCGCAAATGA
- a CDS encoding carbohydrate ABC transporter permease → MSGHPSLRARAARLGKPRKATYGVLIVFVLGSLFPFYWSFLVASRDNGMLTERIPPLLPGGNFFANAARVFDTVPFWRALANSVIVSGTVTLTTVLFSSLAGFAFAKLRFRGRNGLFVFIVVTLAVPTQLGIIPLFIAMSKLGWAGGLQSVIVPNLVTAFGVFWMRQYTVDALPYELIEAARMDGCSMIRIFWNVCLPAVRPAAAILAMFTFMTSWNDFLWPLVVLDAGNPTVQVALEKLQSGYYVDYSLVLAGTTLATIPILIVFLLLGRQIVAGIMQGAVKG, encoded by the coding sequence ATGAGCGGGCACCCCAGCTTGCGGGCCCGCGCGGCCCGGCTCGGCAAACCGCGCAAGGCGACCTACGGCGTGCTGATCGTGTTCGTGCTCGGTTCGCTGTTCCCGTTCTACTGGTCGTTTCTCGTCGCCAGCCGCGACAACGGAATGCTCACCGAACGGATTCCGCCGCTGCTGCCGGGCGGCAACTTCTTCGCCAACGCGGCACGGGTGTTCGACACCGTGCCGTTCTGGCGAGCGCTGGCCAACAGCGTCATCGTCTCCGGCACGGTCACGCTCACCACGGTGTTGTTCTCGTCGCTGGCCGGGTTCGCCTTCGCCAAACTGCGCTTCCGCGGCCGCAACGGTTTGTTCGTCTTCATCGTCGTGACGCTCGCGGTGCCGACTCAACTCGGCATCATCCCGTTGTTCATCGCGATGTCGAAACTCGGCTGGGCGGGCGGACTGCAGTCGGTTATCGTGCCCAACCTGGTCACCGCGTTCGGCGTGTTCTGGATGCGACAGTACACAGTGGACGCTCTGCCGTACGAGCTGATCGAAGCCGCGCGCATGGACGGGTGCAGCATGATCCGGATCTTCTGGAACGTGTGCCTGCCCGCCGTCCGCCCGGCCGCGGCGATCCTCGCGATGTTCACGTTCATGACGTCCTGGAACGATTTCCTGTGGCCGCTCGTGGTGCTCGACGCGGGCAATCCGACCGTGCAGGTGGCGCTCGAAAAACTGCAGAGCGGCTACTACGTCGACTATTCGCTGGTGCTCGCGGGCACCACGCTGGCCACGATTCCGATCCTCATCGTCTTCCTCCTGCTCGGCCGCCAGATCGTGGCCGGGATCATGCAAGGCGCCGTGAAAGGGTGA
- a CDS encoding GH1 family beta-glucosidase codes for MSAQPIPDVLAFPDAFVWGAATAAFQVEGSTTADGREASVWDTFAARPGAVAGGDTGDPAADHYRRYADDVALMRSLGLTAYRFSLSWPRILPHGKPEPRGLDFYDRLVDRLLAAGIQPWATLYHWDLPQSLEDRGGWTARDTAYRFAEYAETIAARLGDRVASWSTLNEPWCAAMLGYGSGVHAPGRTSPEGAVAAAHHLLLGHGLAMDVLRQHTSTPSGITLNLYPVVADSPEDADAVRRIDGLQNRLFLDPLLSGGYPADLREDLARFGFDTVVRDGDEAVVGKPIDWLGVNYYRGYRVAGSARPGSTPAGREWPGADQVHFVPDPAAPRTASGWEVRPGGLTESLLQVHRDYPPVPLYVTENGAAYPDPIRDGEVSDDDRIAFLDAHLRAAHDALAHGVDLRGYFYWSLLDNFEWAEGYAKRFGLVHVDYRTQRRTPKRSARWYAEVIARNALP; via the coding sequence ATGTCCGCACAGCCGATCCCCGACGTGCTCGCGTTCCCGGACGCGTTCGTCTGGGGCGCCGCCACGGCGGCCTTCCAGGTCGAAGGATCGACCACCGCCGACGGTCGCGAGGCCTCCGTCTGGGACACCTTCGCCGCACGTCCGGGCGCGGTGGCCGGCGGCGACACCGGCGACCCGGCGGCCGACCACTACCGCCGCTATGCCGACGACGTCGCGCTGATGCGCTCGCTCGGGCTCACCGCGTACCGGTTTTCCCTTTCCTGGCCGCGAATCCTGCCGCACGGCAAGCCGGAACCGCGCGGGCTGGACTTCTACGACCGGCTCGTGGACCGGCTGCTGGCGGCGGGAATCCAGCCGTGGGCGACGCTGTACCACTGGGATCTTCCGCAGTCGCTGGAAGACCGCGGCGGCTGGACCGCGCGCGACACCGCGTACCGGTTCGCCGAATACGCCGAGACCATCGCGGCCCGGCTCGGCGACCGCGTGGCCAGCTGGTCGACGCTGAACGAACCGTGGTGCGCGGCGATGCTCGGCTACGGCTCGGGCGTGCACGCGCCCGGCCGGACGTCGCCGGAAGGGGCCGTGGCCGCGGCGCATCATCTGCTGCTGGGGCACGGGCTGGCGATGGACGTGCTCCGGCAGCACACGAGCACGCCGTCCGGGATCACGCTCAACCTGTACCCGGTCGTCGCGGACTCCCCGGAGGACGCTGACGCGGTTCGCCGGATCGACGGACTGCAGAACCGGTTGTTCCTAGACCCGCTGCTGAGCGGCGGCTACCCCGCTGACCTGCGCGAGGACCTCGCCCGGTTCGGCTTCGACACCGTGGTGCGCGACGGTGACGAGGCGGTGGTCGGCAAGCCGATCGACTGGCTGGGCGTCAACTACTACCGCGGCTACCGGGTGGCCGGTTCGGCGCGGCCGGGAAGCACCCCGGCGGGCCGGGAATGGCCGGGAGCCGACCAGGTGCACTTCGTCCCGGACCCGGCCGCGCCGCGCACGGCTTCCGGCTGGGAGGTGCGTCCCGGCGGGCTGACCGAATCGCTGCTGCAAGTGCACCGGGACTACCCGCCGGTCCCGTTGTACGTCACGGAGAACGGTGCGGCGTATCCGGATCCGATCCGCGACGGCGAGGTCTCCGACGACGACCGCATCGCCTTCCTCGACGCGCATCTGCGGGCCGCGCACGACGCGCTGGCCCACGGAGTCGACCTGCGGGGGTATTTCTACTGGTCGCTGCTCGACAACTTCGAATGGGCCGAGGGCTACGCGAAGCGCTTCGGCCTGGTGCACGTCGACTACCGCACCCAGCGGCGCACGCCGAAGCGCAGCGCGCGGTGGTATGCGGAGGTGATCGCGCGCAACGCTCTGCCGTGA
- a CDS encoding ion transporter, which produces MTTGRSAEAEAELNSGILPGNVRADDWIMLALAVVSTGMLAWLLISPPPPDISQWFFPADCVICGIFLLELLHRWRKQGWRAAFLARTWYEVFAMIPVAHPAFTAHHHVIGVILLIVRLGRAADRAVGEQFTYRLVDKLSEPIVHAIKKPVTIAVLDEVVKVLETGNYPENLAKSLSENKTELRAIITEKISEDPQLGKLRRLPFHDEIVRATVDTSFRVLLEVLLDPRIDDFFSSVVRDNREQIRRAVALGLADVDDSPDEKLLRTRTQRTAAHEYDVNHPRR; this is translated from the coding sequence ATGACCACCGGCCGTTCAGCCGAAGCCGAAGCTGAACTCAACAGCGGCATCCTCCCCGGCAACGTCCGGGCCGACGACTGGATCATGCTAGCCCTGGCCGTCGTCTCCACCGGAATGCTGGCCTGGCTCCTCATCAGCCCCCCGCCGCCCGACATCAGCCAATGGTTCTTCCCGGCAGACTGCGTAATCTGCGGCATCTTCCTCCTGGAACTCCTCCACCGCTGGCGCAAACAAGGCTGGCGAGCCGCCTTCCTCGCCCGCACCTGGTACGAGGTCTTCGCGATGATCCCGGTGGCCCACCCGGCCTTCACCGCGCACCACCACGTCATCGGCGTGATCCTCCTGATCGTCCGCCTGGGCAGGGCGGCCGACCGCGCGGTAGGGGAGCAGTTCACCTACCGCCTGGTGGACAAACTCTCCGAACCCATCGTCCACGCCATCAAAAAGCCGGTGACCATCGCCGTCCTGGACGAGGTGGTCAAGGTTCTCGAAACCGGCAACTACCCGGAGAACCTCGCCAAATCCCTCAGCGAGAACAAGACCGAACTGCGCGCGATCATCACCGAGAAGATCTCCGAGGACCCGCAGCTCGGCAAACTGCGCAGGCTGCCGTTCCACGACGAGATCGTCCGCGCGACCGTCGACACGTCCTTCCGGGTCCTGCTGGAAGTCCTTCTGGACCCGCGCATCGACGACTTCTTCTCCTCCGTCGTCCGCGACAACCGCGAGCAGATCCGCCGTGCGGTCGCGCTCGGACTGGCCGATGTGGACGACTCCCCGGACGAGAAGCTCCTGCGCACCCGTACTCAACGCACCGCCGCGCACGAGTACGACGTCAATCATCCGCGGCGCTGA
- a CDS encoding glycosyl hydrolase family 8, with protein sequence MPASRKVALFAAVSVSVTAVLAGAGPASAVSVARPFPAHVTYQTGVRPSVSQADQDAAVKKQYDSWKQTYLRQACGGYLVWATDDAPNKGTVSEAQGYGMNIVPLMAGYDDQAKTIFDGMWKFVQDHRDSKGLFQWKIDGKTCKYADDGTPDSATDGDLDVGYGLILADKQWGGYSSAAKDWLAKIYQNDVASDGHLKIADGAGNDDTRPSDFMLDHLRAFAKYDTAHDWNKVVTRTEQLITQFTAKYSPTANLLSDFVVGANTNSPKPAPADHLENQPDNIVGYNSVRVPWHMGTDALLYGGKVATDVAKKESASYKSHSGANPAKIYPHTKLDGTPTKTSDQSEVAANPVGVAAMVAGDQAWTDTLWKYMATNPYDDTYYGETIKLLVYLVMSGNYWAP encoded by the coding sequence ATGCCTGCTTCCCGGAAGGTGGCGTTGTTCGCCGCCGTTTCCGTATCGGTTACCGCTGTGTTGGCTGGTGCTGGGCCCGCCTCCGCGGTTTCCGTGGCTCGTCCGTTTCCCGCGCACGTTACCTACCAGACCGGTGTCCGGCCGTCGGTCAGTCAGGCTGATCAGGACGCTGCGGTCAAGAAGCAGTACGACTCCTGGAAGCAAACCTACCTCCGCCAGGCTTGCGGCGGTTACCTCGTCTGGGCGACCGACGACGCGCCCAACAAGGGCACCGTTTCCGAGGCGCAGGGGTACGGGATGAACATCGTCCCGTTGATGGCGGGGTACGACGACCAGGCCAAGACCATTTTCGACGGGATGTGGAAGTTCGTTCAGGACCACCGGGACAGCAAGGGGCTCTTCCAGTGGAAGATCGACGGCAAGACCTGCAAGTACGCCGACGACGGCACGCCTGACTCCGCTACCGACGGCGACCTCGACGTCGGTTACGGGCTGATTCTCGCGGACAAGCAGTGGGGCGGCTACAGCTCCGCCGCCAAGGACTGGCTTGCCAAGATTTACCAGAACGACGTCGCGTCCGATGGGCATCTCAAGATCGCCGACGGCGCGGGCAACGACGACACCCGGCCGTCCGACTTCATGCTCGACCACCTGCGCGCGTTCGCCAAGTATGACACCGCGCACGACTGGAACAAGGTCGTCACTCGCACCGAGCAGTTGATCACGCAGTTCACCGCCAAGTATTCGCCGACCGCGAATCTGCTGTCCGACTTCGTGGTCGGGGCGAACACCAACAGCCCGAAGCCGGCGCCCGCGGATCATCTGGAGAACCAGCCGGACAACATCGTCGGCTACAACTCGGTTCGCGTGCCTTGGCACATGGGCACGGACGCGCTGCTGTACGGCGGCAAGGTCGCGACCGACGTCGCCAAGAAGGAATCGGCCAGCTACAAGAGCCACTCCGGGGCCAACCCGGCCAAGATTTACCCGCACACCAAACTGGACGGCACGCCGACCAAGACCAGTGACCAGTCCGAGGTCGCGGCCAACCCGGTCGGGGTCGCGGCGATGGTCGCGGGCGATCAGGCCTGGACCGACACGCTGTGGAAGTACATGGCGACCAACCCGTACGACGACACGTACTACGGCGAGACCATCAAACTGCTCGTCTACCTGGTGATGTCCGGCAACTACTGGGCCCCGTGA
- a CDS encoding M15 family metallopeptidase: protein MLRNKILLVLPAFVVAGCSGLPVLDGDPDHDPAQGGAPEGVTLTPFDTNYPAVGNLDPALRKALQEAATDARQRKVDIRIASGWRTKEYQQKLLDAGIEKYGSLEQARKFVNTPEKSTHVSGKAVDVAPTRAADWLIQHGAKYGLCQVYANEMWHFELLTTPGGTCPPARTDAAG from the coding sequence GTGCTGCGGAACAAGATCCTGCTCGTGCTGCCCGCGTTCGTCGTCGCCGGGTGCTCCGGCCTTCCGGTGCTCGACGGCGACCCAGACCACGACCCGGCTCAAGGCGGTGCCCCGGAAGGCGTCACGCTCACGCCCTTCGACACGAACTACCCCGCGGTCGGGAATCTCGACCCGGCATTGCGAAAAGCATTGCAGGAGGCGGCAACTGACGCTCGGCAGCGCAAAGTGGACATTCGCATCGCGTCGGGCTGGCGGACGAAGGAGTACCAGCAGAAGCTGCTTGACGCCGGCATCGAAAAGTACGGCAGCCTGGAACAGGCGCGGAAATTCGTGAACACGCCGGAAAAGTCGACGCACGTATCCGGCAAAGCCGTCGACGTCGCCCCCACCCGAGCCGCTGACTGGCTGATCCAGCACGGCGCGAAGTACGGGCTGTGCCAGGTGTACGCGAACGAGATGTGGCACTTCGAACTGCTGACCACCCCCGGCGGAACGTGCCCGCCTGCCCGCACGGACGCCGCTGGCTAG